The window TATAACATCCGTTGCACCACCAGCATTAGTAATATCTCCACCGGCTACACCATCGGCAGATTTACTTGGTTCGTGACGTAAAATAATTGTCAAATCTCCTTCTGTATCTGCATCAACTGTAGTTAAAGTAAATGCTAAACCTAATGGGTCGCCATTACCATCAACATCTAAATAAGTAAATGTCGCCATATCATTTGATGTACTGTAAAAAAATTGATGATCGTTACTTTCTTCTTCAATTTCTTCATTAATCAATTCTGCAGGAGATACTGTTTCATTTAATAATACTAAAGTACCATTATAGGTTGTATTTAGGGCCAATGGAGACGATATATCATAAACAGGTGCGTCAGGTCCATCACCATCTAAATCACGGTACTCAAGGGTAATAGCTTCACTGCCTCCAACAGGTGTAAGTGTAGCGGTTAATGTTGTAATAACTTCTTCTTCATTGACAGGTTCTGGGTTTGTAGAATCGTCATCGTTAGAACATGCTGTAAATACGACTAAAGCTAATAGTGCTAGAGATAATTGTTTTAAGTTTTTCATTTTTTTAAAGTTTTGAGTTAATAATTTAATTTTAATTGTAACATTATATTTCTTCCTAGATCATCAGCAAAATAACGTAATCTATTCAGGTTTTCTCGGTAATTGGTATTCAATACATTTGTAATATTTAATCCAATATTTAAATTAGTTTTTTTAGAAATATCTAAGGTAATATTACTTTGTAAATGCAATAAATGATAGGTGGGAGGCGTCGTACTAACGTCAACCAAGACCATTTGTTGCGTTGTTGGAATGTATACTTCAAAATTATTATTGGGATAGTCATTTTGTCTAAAGACTAACTCACTTTGTAATTCTGTTTTAAGTTTTAACCATTTTGGGTTAGAGTAACCAATACTATTTACTGTTTTTAAAGACGGCATATCAATTAATGCCCGGTCTTGACTAATATCTTTTCCTTTTGTAATAGACGATTTGTGTTTTAAAAACCATTGGTCATTAAAATTATAATTAACAGTAATATCTAATCCGTAAATCGCGGCATTGGTTTGATTGTAACTCCACACAGGAAACGCGCCACGTATGGATGTTTCTGTCCCAGTGGGTTCGATAAAAATGTAATCTTTGATGTGATTATAAAATGCTTCAAAGTTTAAAGATAAATCGTTTTTAGTATAGTTATAAGTACCAGAAACACGATTAGAGGTTTCCTGCTTTAAACGTAAATCCCCCAATTCTATTCTAGCTGCCGAGTGGTGTAAACCGTCACTAAACAATTCGGACGGGTTAGGGGCACGATTAGATAGTCCATAATTAAATATAAAGCTATTATGCGTATCTAATTGGTACGACATACCTGCCGAAGCGGATATATTAGAATACTCAAAAACAGGATTGGTTAATAGTTGCGTGCCTAAATCGTCAATGACTAAATCGGCAAAGTCGGTATCATAATTACGCTCGTTCCAACGACTAGTTATATAAAATTTTTTGGCATCAATTTTATTATAATCGTAACGTAGACCAAAATCCATATGGATGCTGTTGTTTAATCTAATATTAGAAATTACAAAGGCACCTAAATCATACTTGTCATAATCAGGTATTAAACGTCTAACACCAGTTTCTGGATCTGCAAAATTATTTTGATAACCAGCATTTACTCCAAAATTGTATGTTATGTTACTGTTTGAGTCTAATTTAACGGACGTTTTTAAAGTATGCGTTTTTAAAGTTAAATCTATTGCAGGGGTATCTCTATCATCACCAACACGAATATCATATTCCAAACGATGATTATTCTGATAATCATATTGCAGGTCTACACGTCCAAATGTTTTGAAACGTTTATAAAATTCGGTTTTAAAAACTTGATGTGTCACGTCTTGTTTAGGGGCGTTAATATCGTAGCTAAAATCTTCAATCACGGAAGGTTGTTGGTTGTTAATCGCATTAACTAAATCTTCGATGTTTCCAATGTGTGAGGCTCTTAAAATGGCGATCTCATTATCCAAATGGCTATAATAGACATTAAAGCCTTTCTCGAAGGTTTTAAAACCACCATTAACAGAAAACCCTTTGGTATTTAAACCTGTATTGGTCAAATTGTAATCTGGTGTTTCAAAATCTCCAAAACGTTTTATAGAGGCTTGGGCCCCCACATACCATCCTTTTTTGTAGGTTTTAGTTAGTGACGTATTGGCGTTGTAACCTCTACCATTGGTTTGACCACTTAGTATGGTTTTTCCGTAAAGCGAATCTTTTAAACTAATTTTTGAAGGCTTTAATATTATCACACCACCAATGGCATCTCCACCATAAGCTAAGGCATTAGCGCCTTTAATAACATTAATGCTTCCTGCTGTATTTAAATCGATATTTGGTGCATGTTCAATTCCCCATTGCTGGTCTTGAAGTCTCACACCATTAGTCATCACAATTATCCGACTACTATGTAAACCATTAATTACAGGCTTGACTATGCTATTACCGGTGTTGATAGAGGATACACCACTAATTTGCTTTAAAGCATCTCCTAAATTAAGGGAGCTAAAACGATCAATGGTTTCGGTTTTTAGGACAGATTCTTGAGTAGTTTTAGTTAATTTAGAACTTGATACGCCCGTAACTTGGACCTCGTTTAGCTCTTCAATATGGTGTTCTAAATTAATGTCCACAAACGTATTGCCTTCAATGGTAACAGGTACTGTTTTTGTTTCGCATGCTAAATGAGAAACCACAATAACTATTGGAGCATTGCAAAGCGCAGTAACAGAAAATTGTCCATTAACATCAGTAGTGGTATACTTGTTTAGACTTTCAATAAAAATGGTGGCATTTATAATAGGTGAACCATCATGAAAATCAAGCACTTTTCCCGAAAGGGTAGCACTACAATCTTGACCTTGTGACCAACTGAATATACAGCAGCACAAAATCATCATATAATATTTCATTGTAATAGAATTTAGTTTAAATAATTACTTATTTTAAACTAAAACAGGAGGCCCCCGAAGCGTATACGATAATTGCTGATGATTATAGTTGAAGTTATATAATGTCGTATTAATATTAGAGAAGTTGGGCGTACTATTTATAAGGGAAACTTCAAATGTAGGATAGTACTGTGTATTGAGTTTAAATTTGAAAAATTCGCATTCTAAATCTATTTGGTGCATATGATTAGTTGAATAATCAGTACACACCTCGTGCTTATGATTTTCAAAAACATGCGTAAACTTAACAGCAGACGGTAACATCACAGCTAATAGAAGGACTATTGCTGCAATTTTAAACGCGATGTGCTGTTGTTGTTTCAATTAATCTACAAATTTACCTAAACCAAAACGTCTGATCATTTTCTTCTCAAATTCCCAAAAGAATCTGTGCTGACCAGAAAGCCAACCAAAACAAACTAACATTATTTGATAAAAGATTATGCCAATGATAACGTATAAAGTCCAATAGACAAAAACATTTAAGTTTTCTTTAGTAATTCCAAGCCAATAAATTATTGGTCTTCCAATAAATACAGAAGAACTTCCGGTAACCGCAAACACCATAAAAATGCGAATCATTTCCCATTTATAATCGACTTTCCATTTATTTTCTAGTTTTTTAAATAGAAATAAAAAGAGTTTTAATAGGGCATAGGTTATTAGTAGTGCTAAAACAACGGTCAATATTAGATTATTGTTAAACAGTAGTTTAGCCAGTTTAAAGCTAGAGTATGCTAATCCTAAAAGCCCAAGAATAGGGAATAGGAGTTGCCAATTTTGTTGGATCTCCCAACGTGTTTTAAATTTTTCCATTGCAATTTTTGTCGAAGCAAAGGTATAGAAATGCCTTTAATTAGGAGGTATACGACCACCTAAAAGATTTTGGTTATATCTATTTTGAAAATACACAAAGTAGTTATATAATTGGTAATTAACATCATAACCATAATCTAAGTTAGCGCTATAATCAATCTGCATTTCGTATAAGTTAGCCTTAAAACGTTGTGGTTGTAGGACGCGACTATTCCAAGTGGTAACATAAAACATATTTTTGTTTTCTAAATACTGCTGAGAATAAAAACCTTTAGGTTTTGCCCGACTGACTAACCAAGTATTAAAACCGGGTTCTATGATAAGTATTTCGTAATCGTCGCTATTAACGCTAATGGTATCGCCAACTTGAGCGTTAGTTAGGTCTTTGCTAGTTATTTTTTTACTAGTGGCACAACTAAACGCTATTAAAAGTAGAGCCACAATTACAACTAAGTGTTTCATAACGTTTTGTTTTTACTAAAAATACAACATATTTTGTGTTTTATAAAACAAAAAAAAGCCAAACTTATGTTTGGCTTTTTTATATTATAAGGGTATTGGATTATTTTCCAAAAAGTCCACCAAGTAAACTTCCTAATCCACCACTTTTATTACTTGATCCTCCAAGTACCATTCCTGCAACATCATCAATGATGCTACCGTCACCGTCACTATCTAGCATTTTTTCAAGAAAACTTTGCTCTTGTGTCACTGCACCTTCAGAACTAGCACCACCAAGTAAACCACTAAGTAAACCACTGATTCCGCTTGAAGATGTCACGTTGTTTTGTGACGCTTGTTTACCTAAAACACCCATTAATAAAGGTGCTGCTACTTTTAGTATGTTTGCTACAGATCCTGTGTCTAATCCAGATTTTGCTCCTAAAACTTTAGTGACATTGTCTTTTTTAGCCCCTAAAACGTGACCTAATATTTTATCTCCATCGTTTGATACTTCTTCGTTAACGCCACCTCCAAAAAGGTCTCCTAAGTTATCTAAAATACCTCCGTTATGCTTGCCTTGTATTGCACCCATTAATCCCTCAGCACCTTCTGGTGTTGAAGCATTGCGTTCCATTGCTTTCATAAGCACTGGTAAAGCCATGGTTAATAAGCTTCCTGTTTTAGCCTCGTCGGTACCCGTTGATCCTGATACACCGCTAATGATTGATTTCCCTAAATCAGAGTTTAATAAGTCGAAAATTCCTGCCATTTGAATAAAAAAATTAATAGTTAGTAATAATTATACTTCTAAATTACAAAAAAAAGCCACATTTTAACAATGTGGCTTTTTAAAAATTTTACACTTTAAGAATAATAGACGAATTGTGCTATTTATCCGTTTAAAAGTATATTTTTGATTTGTGTTGCTAATTCTGTACCAATACGATCTTGTGCTTCGTTAGTGGCAGCACCAATATGTGGTGTTAACGAAATTCTACCATTCATTAATAACTGTACTGCTGGCGTTGGTTCGTTTTGGAAGGTATCTAAACCAGCAAATGCTAATTTACCGCTTTCTAATGCCGTCACTAAGTCTACTTCATTAACCACACCACCTCTGGCAGCATTAATAATAGCAGACCCGTCTTTCATTAAATCAAATTGTGCTTTACCAATAACGTAGTCTTTTTGAGCAGGCACGTGTAGCGTTACAAAATCCGATTGCTTTAAAACGTCATCCATAGCTTCTGTTTTAATATTGAATTTTACGGATTGTCCATCAAAAAAGTCAACACTAACGTCGGCTGCGTCAATAAATTTATCTGCAGCAATAACTTTCATTCCTACACCTAAACCAATTTTAGCGACTTCTTGACCAATACGACCAAATCCGATAACACCAAGTGTTTTTCCTCTTAACTCAACACCTTTAGCATAATTTTTCTTCAATTTTTTAAATTGAGAATCCCCATCTAATGGCATAGCTCTGTTAGCATCGTGTAAAAATCTGACACCACCATAAAGATGCGCAAATACAAGTTCTGCTACAGATTGCGATGACGCAGCTGGTGTATTAATAACGTGTAGCCCTTTTTCTTTAGCATAGGTTACATCTATATTATCCATACCAACACCACCACGACCGATGATTTTTAAGTTTGGACAGGCATCAATTAAGTCTTTTCTTGCTGTTGTAGCACTTCTAACTAATAGGACACTAATATTGTTTTCGTTGATATAATTTATCAATTGTTCTTGAGCAACGGTTGTTGTGTTTACTTCAAAACCCGCTGCTTCTAATGCATCAATTCCACTTTGTGATACACCATCGTTTGCTAATACTTTCATTTGATTAATTTTTTATTTTTAATTTGAGTAAGTACAGCCACTAGGACTGCTTATCGCAAACCGTTTAAGCTTTACTTTCTAATTCATTCATAACTTCTACAAGTACTTTAACGCTATCTAGTGATAAGGCGTTATACATACTTGCTCTATAACCTCCAACACTTCTATGACCATTTAAACCGTTAATTCCGGCTTCTTTCCACATGGTGTCAAACGTTTCTTTTAAATCATCGTTTATTAAGGTAAACGTCGCATTCATATCAGAACGGTCTTCTTTTGCAGCAAACCCTTTAAATAATGGGTTTAAATCAATTTCAGAATACATTAAACGTGCTTTTTTGTCGTTTTCCTTTTCAATTGCTTTAATACCGCCTAAGTCTTTTAACCATTGTAACGTTAACATGGACGTGTATACCGCAAATACAGGAGGTGTATTAAACATACTACCTTTGTCAATGTGTACTTTGTAGTCTAGCATTGATGGGATTTGACGAGATACTTTTCCTAAAATATCTTCTTTAACAACGATAAGCGTTGTACCAGCTGGACCCATATTTTTCTGAGCACCTGCATAAATTAAATCGAATTGAGAAAAGTCTAATGAGCGTGAAAAAATATCACTACTCATATCACATATTAATGGGATTGGAGATTTTGGAAAACTCTTCATTTGTGTTCCAAAAATAGTGTTGTTAGAAGTACAGTGGAAATAATCATAATCTTTAGGGATATCATATCCTTTTGGAATATAATTATAGTTTTTGTCTTTAGAAGACGCCACTTCTAAAATATCACCATAAATCTTAGCTTCTTTGATTGCCTTGTCTGCCCAGGTTCCTGTATTTAAATAGGCTGCTTTGTTTTCTAAAAGATTTTGAGCTGCCATTAAAAACTGCATACTTGCACCACCTTGTAAAAATAAAGCTTTGTAGCCTTTACCTTCTAGGCCTAACAATTCTAAAGCTAAAGATCTAGCTTGCTCCATAACGTCCACAAAGGACTTACTTCTATGCGAAATCTCGATTAATGATAATCCGTTATCAAAATCAAGTAAAGCTTCTGATGCTTTTTGTAATACTTCTTTAGGTAAAACGCATGGTCCTGCGCTAAAATTGTGTTTTTGCATGAGTACAAATTTTATTTTCTGTTAGAACAGAAATTATATTTTTTCAGTTAACAAAGGTGCTAATTATTGATTTAAAATAAGTTAAGAATATAATAATTTATTAACTAGATTGCTAACAAAAATGCAATAGTATCGACATTGTCCGCATAGTCTGAAAGTTCTGGTTTTTGTGTTTTTCCAAACGGAATTTCGGTGTCATTAAAACCATCCGCTACGATACATTGTATTAAGTCTTGATCAGTATCTATTTTTTGTTTTAGACTCTCTGTAGAATCGTAATACTCGTAAAACACTGTAGCAATAGGTGAGGCGTAGCTTTGATCTTCTTTAATCATTAAGAATCCATTTTCTAGCATGTCAAATTCACTCATTATATATACCGCTTTATTATAATCGTAATTATTAGCATATTTAGAGTCGTTAATAATAGGATTCCATTTATACATCGCTGCAAAGAAGGCATCAAAATTATAGTCTTTTGGTATAAAAAACTTGGATACATTTCTGCAACCTAAACCGTAGTATCTAAAAATGTCCTCCGATAGCGCTTCTAGTTGCTCGTTAGTTTCATTTCCGGTTAATACGGCAGCCGAATTTCTACTTTTTCTAATAATAGACGGTTTATTTTTAAAATAGAATTCAAAATAACGGGCTGTATTATTACTACCTGTAGCGATAACCGCGTCAAACTGTTCTAGTTTGTCTTCCGTAAATTTTATTTGTCCTTTTAAATCAGGTAAAACATGTTCTAAGTATTTTGCTAAAAAGGGTAGGAGATGCTTGTCATTGGAGGATTGTTTAGCTAAAACATGATGTCCTGTGG is drawn from Psychroserpens sp. NJDZ02 and contains these coding sequences:
- a CDS encoding type 1 periplasmic binding fold superfamily protein, which translates into the protein MKNLKQLSLALLALVVFTACSNDDDSTNPEPVNEEEVITTLTATLTPVGGSEAITLEYRDLDGDGPDAPVYDISSPLALNTTYNGTLVLLNETVSPAELINEEIEEESNDHQFFYSTSNDMATFTYLDVDGNGDPLGLAFTLTTVDADTEGDLTIILRHEPSKSADGVAGGDITNAGGATDVIAIFPIEIQ
- a CDS encoding TonB-dependent receptor, translating into MKYYMMILCCCIFSWSQGQDCSATLSGKVLDFHDGSPIINATIFIESLNKYTTTDVNGQFSVTALCNAPIVIVVSHLACETKTVPVTIEGNTFVDINLEHHIEELNEVQVTGVSSSKLTKTTQESVLKTETIDRFSSLNLGDALKQISGVSSINTGNSIVKPVINGLHSSRIIVMTNGVRLQDQQWGIEHAPNIDLNTAGSINVIKGANALAYGGDAIGGVIILKPSKISLKDSLYGKTILSGQTNGRGYNANTSLTKTYKKGWYVGAQASIKRFGDFETPDYNLTNTGLNTKGFSVNGGFKTFEKGFNVYYSHLDNEIAILRASHIGNIEDLVNAINNQQPSVIEDFSYDINAPKQDVTHQVFKTEFYKRFKTFGRVDLQYDYQNNHRLEYDIRVGDDRDTPAIDLTLKTHTLKTSVKLDSNSNITYNFGVNAGYQNNFADPETGVRRLIPDYDKYDLGAFVISNIRLNNSIHMDFGLRYDYNKIDAKKFYITSRWNERNYDTDFADLVIDDLGTQLLTNPVFEYSNISASAGMSYQLDTHNSFIFNYGLSNRAPNPSELFSDGLHHSAARIELGDLRLKQETSNRVSGTYNYTKNDLSLNFEAFYNHIKDYIFIEPTGTETSIRGAFPVWSYNQTNAAIYGLDITVNYNFNDQWFLKHKSSITKGKDISQDRALIDMPSLKTVNSIGYSNPKWLKLKTELQSELVFRQNDYPNNNFEVYIPTTQQMVLVDVSTTPPTYHLLHLQSNITLDISKKTNLNIGLNITNVLNTNYRENLNRLRYFADDLGRNIMLQLKLNY
- a CDS encoding DUF6787 family protein, translated to MEKFKTRWEIQQNWQLLFPILGLLGLAYSSFKLAKLLFNNNLILTVVLALLITYALLKLFLFLFKKLENKWKVDYKWEMIRIFMVFAVTGSSSVFIGRPIIYWLGITKENLNVFVYWTLYVIIGIIFYQIMLVCFGWLSGQHRFFWEFEKKMIRRFGLGKFVD
- a CDS encoding DUF6146 family protein, giving the protein MKHLVVIVALLLIAFSCATSKKITSKDLTNAQVGDTISVNSDDYEILIIEPGFNTWLVSRAKPKGFYSQQYLENKNMFYVTTWNSRVLQPQRFKANLYEMQIDYSANLDYGYDVNYQLYNYFVYFQNRYNQNLLGGRIPPN
- a CDS encoding DUF937 domain-containing protein yields the protein MAGIFDLLNSDLGKSIISGVSGSTGTDEAKTGSLLTMALPVLMKAMERNASTPEGAEGLMGAIQGKHNGGILDNLGDLFGGGVNEEVSNDGDKILGHVLGAKKDNVTKVLGAKSGLDTGSVANILKVAAPLLMGVLGKQASQNNVTSSSGISGLLSGLLGGASSEGAVTQEQSFLEKMLDSDGDGSIIDDVAGMVLGGSSNKSGGLGSLLGGLFGK
- a CDS encoding D-2-hydroxyacid dehydrogenase; the encoded protein is MKVLANDGVSQSGIDALEAAGFEVNTTTVAQEQLINYINENNISVLLVRSATTARKDLIDACPNLKIIGRGGVGMDNIDVTYAKEKGLHVINTPAASSQSVAELVFAHLYGGVRFLHDANRAMPLDGDSQFKKLKKNYAKGVELRGKTLGVIGFGRIGQEVAKIGLGVGMKVIAADKFIDAADVSVDFFDGQSVKFNIKTEAMDDVLKQSDFVTLHVPAQKDYVIGKAQFDLMKDGSAIINAARGGVVNEVDLVTALESGKLAFAGLDTFQNEPTPAVQLLMNGRISLTPHIGAATNEAQDRIGTELATQIKNILLNG
- the serC gene encoding 3-phosphoserine/phosphohydroxythreonine transaminase translates to MQKHNFSAGPCVLPKEVLQKASEALLDFDNGLSLIEISHRSKSFVDVMEQARSLALELLGLEGKGYKALFLQGGASMQFLMAAQNLLENKAAYLNTGTWADKAIKEAKIYGDILEVASSKDKNYNYIPKGYDIPKDYDYFHCTSNNTIFGTQMKSFPKSPIPLICDMSSDIFSRSLDFSQFDLIYAGAQKNMGPAGTTLIVVKEDILGKVSRQIPSMLDYKVHIDKGSMFNTPPVFAVYTSMLTLQWLKDLGGIKAIEKENDKKARLMYSEIDLNPLFKGFAAKEDRSDMNATFTLINDDLKETFDTMWKEAGINGLNGHRSVGGYRASMYNALSLDSVKVLVEVMNELESKA
- a CDS encoding acyl-CoA reductase — its product is MSNKDHITEAFIQLGHFISQFSSKGIEKKENVPHNDLFFDGFKHQIKLAKEHNGWFTQENILFALDGWSSQLSEKHIKDWLSAYTISQVQPKTVAIIMAGNIPLVGFHDFLCVLATGHHVLAKQSSNDKHLLPFLAKYLEHVLPDLKGQIKFTEDKLEQFDAVIATGSNNTARYFEFYFKNKPSIIRKSRNSAAVLTGNETNEQLEALSEDIFRYYGLGCRNVSKFFIPKDYNFDAFFAAMYKWNPIINDSKYANNYDYNKAVYIMSEFDMLENGFLMIKEDQSYASPIATVFYEYYDSTESLKQKIDTDQDLIQCIVADGFNDTEIPFGKTQKPELSDYADNVDTIAFLLAI